A window of Tautonia plasticadhaerens contains these coding sequences:
- a CDS encoding S10 family peptidase: protein MRRFLLPWIGILLLHQPPPVASQGSPDPASGGTVAEDEKTPASEGPGAGEEEEEPEIEPTVTHHTLELDGRTLIYTATVGTLPIKDERGEETGEVFYVAYTLDGVEDRESRPLMFSFNGGPGSSSVWLHLGALGPKRVPMPDDATIPAPPYRLVPNEQTWLTEADLVFVDPIGTGFSRAAEPEKEGGFFNLRGDIASVGEFIRLFITRNRRWTSPLFVVGESYGTTRAAGLSEYLVDRGIALNGVILVSSVLNFQTVRFGDGNDLPYILFLPTYAATARFHGRLPEASQDLPLAEFLDEVEAWASGPYARALQMGDLLSDRERADVLDRLAGYTGLSPEYLEDAGLRIEIQRFCKELLRDRGRTVGRLDSRFKGIDASPAGDTPSFDPSMAAIRPPYTSTLNQYLNADLGYESDVPYYILGEGVRGWDYGVSGAGGYADTASALRDALAKNPHMKILVASGYYDLATPYAATEYTLSHMGLDPELRDNFRVEEYESGHMMYIHEPSLEALKGHVSSFIGEADGL, encoded by the coding sequence ATGCGGCGATTCCTCCTCCCCTGGATCGGCATCCTCCTCCTGCACCAGCCCCCTCCGGTGGCCTCCCAGGGATCCCCCGATCCGGCGAGCGGAGGAACCGTGGCCGAGGACGAGAAGACGCCCGCCAGCGAGGGACCCGGGGCAGGCGAGGAGGAGGAGGAACCGGAAATCGAGCCGACCGTCACGCACCACACGCTCGAACTCGACGGGCGGACGCTCATCTATACGGCCACCGTCGGCACGCTGCCGATCAAGGACGAGCGGGGGGAGGAGACGGGGGAAGTCTTCTACGTGGCCTACACGCTCGACGGCGTGGAGGATCGGGAGTCCCGCCCGCTGATGTTCTCCTTCAACGGCGGCCCGGGCTCGTCGTCGGTCTGGCTGCACCTGGGGGCCCTCGGGCCGAAGCGGGTGCCGATGCCCGACGACGCCACCATCCCGGCCCCGCCCTACCGGCTCGTCCCCAACGAGCAGACCTGGCTGACGGAGGCGGACCTCGTCTTCGTCGACCCGATCGGCACCGGCTTCAGCCGGGCGGCCGAGCCGGAGAAGGAGGGGGGATTCTTCAACCTCCGGGGCGACATCGCCTCGGTCGGCGAATTCATCCGGCTCTTCATCACGCGCAATCGGCGGTGGACCTCGCCGCTATTCGTGGTCGGGGAGAGCTACGGGACGACCCGGGCGGCGGGGCTCTCGGAATACCTGGTCGACCGGGGGATCGCCCTCAACGGCGTGATCCTCGTCTCCTCGGTCCTCAACTTCCAGACGGTCCGATTCGGGGACGGCAACGACCTGCCCTACATCCTGTTCCTGCCGACCTACGCCGCGACCGCCCGGTTCCACGGGCGGTTGCCCGAGGCGTCGCAGGACCTGCCGCTGGCCGAGTTCCTCGACGAGGTCGAGGCCTGGGCCTCCGGCCCGTATGCGAGGGCCCTCCAGATGGGAGACCTCCTCTCGGACCGGGAGCGGGCCGACGTGCTCGATCGCCTCGCCGGCTACACCGGGCTCTCCCCGGAGTACCTGGAGGACGCCGGCCTCCGGATCGAGATCCAGCGGTTCTGCAAGGAACTCCTGCGCGACCGGGGCCGGACCGTCGGCCGGCTCGACAGCCGGTTCAAGGGGATCGACGCCTCCCCCGCCGGCGACACCCCCTCCTTCGACCCGAGCATGGCCGCCATCCGTCCCCCATATACCAGCACACTGAACCAGTACCTGAATGCCGATCTGGGATACGAGTCGGACGTGCCCTACTACATCCTTGGCGAGGGCGTCCGCGGCTGGGACTACGGCGTTTCCGGGGCCGGGGGCTACGCCGACACCGCCTCGGCCTTGCGAGACGCGCTGGCGAAGAATCCCCACATGAAGATCCTGGTCGCATCCGGGTACTATGACCTGGCCACGCCCTACGCCGCCACGGAATACACCCTGTCCCACATGGGCCTCGATCCGGAGCTGCGGGACAATTTCCGGGTCGAGGAGTACGAGTCCGGGCATATGATGTACATCCACGAGCCGTCGCTGGAGGCGTTGAAGGGGCACGTTTCGAGCTTCATCGGCGAGGCCGACGGGCTCTGA
- a CDS encoding M28 family metallopeptidase, with the protein MIAFDTDRAARLLHRLAFPRAVGSRGEALAARLVGRAMARAGRPVVRERFPVGTAARRFGVLPASIGAMALVGMGLAALPGWPEIATACFLAAGYAVNAPWIVARSPAEPRRSRVWSENLVSWPVEDAGGPSPSRVVFLAHYDSKSQRLPTGARVALVVLATSGCLVLALIGAVEAAVPGLIGVVPAAGGAALVGVAVAALMFNTSGNRSPGAIDNASGLAVMLELARSWRPRDGVPVEVAFVATGAEEVGLDGARAFLRRHEWWLRERPTLLINLESVGAGARVWLAGSNQAVAMAGRVADLLGMPTGRLRVLGAGMDHEPFAAAGLDAVSLLGDVVANSFAFHTPNDGVRLIDRDALVRAGSLASHLARAWAGRHRLDPSGADEAGPLGVTPIGA; encoded by the coding sequence ATGATCGCCTTCGACACCGACCGGGCCGCTCGGCTCCTCCATCGACTCGCGTTCCCCAGGGCCGTCGGGTCGAGGGGCGAGGCGCTGGCCGCTCGGCTGGTCGGGCGCGCGATGGCGAGGGCGGGCCGGCCGGTGGTCCGCGAGCGGTTCCCGGTCGGGACGGCGGCGAGGCGATTCGGCGTCCTGCCGGCGTCGATCGGGGCGATGGCACTCGTGGGGATGGGCCTGGCGGCCCTACCCGGGTGGCCGGAGATCGCCACGGCCTGCTTCCTCGCGGCCGGGTACGCGGTCAACGCCCCCTGGATCGTGGCGAGGTCGCCGGCCGAGCCGAGGCGGTCTCGGGTCTGGTCGGAGAACCTCGTCTCCTGGCCGGTCGAGGATGCCGGGGGGCCGTCCCCATCTCGCGTCGTCTTCCTGGCCCACTACGATTCGAAGTCGCAGCGGCTGCCGACCGGGGCACGCGTGGCGCTGGTCGTGTTGGCGACGAGCGGGTGCCTGGTGCTCGCGCTGATCGGGGCGGTCGAGGCCGCGGTCCCGGGCCTGATCGGCGTGGTGCCGGCGGCGGGCGGGGCGGCACTCGTCGGCGTCGCCGTGGCGGCCTTGATGTTCAACACGTCGGGGAATCGCAGCCCCGGTGCCATCGACAACGCCTCGGGGCTGGCCGTGATGCTGGAACTGGCGCGATCGTGGCGGCCCCGGGACGGCGTCCCGGTCGAGGTCGCGTTCGTGGCGACGGGGGCCGAGGAGGTCGGGCTCGACGGCGCCCGGGCGTTCCTCCGGCGGCACGAGTGGTGGCTCCGGGAGCGTCCGACGCTGTTGATCAACCTGGAGAGCGTGGGGGCGGGGGCGCGGGTCTGGCTCGCGGGATCGAACCAGGCGGTCGCGATGGCCGGGCGGGTGGCCGACCTCCTCGGCATGCCGACCGGCCGGCTCCGCGTCCTCGGCGCCGGCATGGACCACGAGCCCTTCGCCGCCGCAGGCCTCGACGCGGTGAGCCTGCTGGGGGATGTGGTTGCCAACTCGTTCGCCTTCCACACCCCCAACGACGGCGTCCGGCTGATCGATCGCGACGCCCTGGTCCGCGCCGGCTCGCTCGCCTCCCACCTGGCCCGGGCCTGGGCCGGACGCCATCGGCTCGACCCCTCGGGGGCCGACGAGGCCGGGCCCCTCGGGGTGACTCCGATCGGTGCATGA
- a CDS encoding tetratricopeptide repeat protein, translating into MRIRHGRARAVVALALVVSGALAVLAGQGGEERGGGADPGPPRVPEAGLAVEPIAPDLPGGVVARLQEGKYAEAAEVVAAWSLEGEADGDRRSYAALIRGIALRLDGRADHAREALASALDADPEGRWSAKLRSELAATELLADRPEQAEALARAQVETLLDPSRKDELAGVYVAFADRLLEPVGPTARPDPEAAHALLQQASELAKGDELRARIRLRMGRASREAGDPGRAISEFQSYLDEFPGGADRPRARLLLGEAQLEAGQPLPARLTWSDLARDLEAERDGPADIRAEALFRISETYGFPQPGDDASLDLGIAALRRYLDAFPAHEDAVRASYWIGAASLHRGQSQRALEAFRAFLAEEPFRAESEAARRDLAELRMDVAFQVGVVLRQQGRFAEAIEAFRGYLAQYPDGPQSADAQREILNTQLVSAGEHLRRERHDEARDAWRRFVSENPLDPRVPELLFQVGESFASQDRFDEAIASWETLIGKFPGTEPAGHAQFRIGEVLETERDQPGQAIERFERVAVEPWQSRARQRIAVMESTELTVISPRAFRTGEVPRLEITTRNVETLTFRSYRLDPESYFRKKQRLGGVESLDVGLVAPDAEWTVEVAGYAKYAPIERAYELDRVPVPGVHVVKVSDEEKLQATTLVVGSDLDAIVKTSRDQLLVFAQDMTDGSGRSGTRVLASGGDGILLEGQGGEDGVLLASWPEPIEPGSGLSYLIIDGAHVAGTGLGVPDRVAQGLEARAYLYTDRPAYRPGQEVELRGVVREVVDGRYAHAPGATYRLEVVDSRGRRILEKSVTLSDFGTFHDTVPVDSSAPVGTYQVRLYQPGKDGFSGSFEVQAYRLQKVDLAIDLPRSVYFRGETVEGKAVARYQYGAPLSGRPIVVDLPDGRTLSGEMDEAGEYEFSFETTGFGEEQPLRIVAQLPQEGVAAVSSTMLAVRAFRVDLSTPRDVYLDGEPFRLTARTIDALGEPTGQPLEVAILRRVSRQGTIAELEVDSKDLTTDGQSGEGSVPVTIDDDEGGTYVLRASATDRFGNPIVAERVLTVSGSEDAQKLRILADSLAFKVGEQAQVNLHNRSGGGPALLTWEADRILSYRIVALEEGDNPVRWEADDAQFPNVTLAASRMAGTDFHRAQVDLTLTRDLRVTVEPARESVGPGEEVEVVIRAADQLGRPARAEVSLALVDRALLRLYGDDLPPIGPFFHGQARTGAFATEATNTFRYAPSTETIAEALLDERERQVLAALTDADQDAVRERADAITIPQDFAMPGQAQAGQPQVPPAPAMAGAMMGEMGGMAGGRGGMVEANEAVPALEGTEYDVGLHFSMPGRDRAALANDRQELYRRKVAAYEGFDDGPSGAVMLGVGATEFGGLAGGAVSAPATREQYVETAYWNPAIVTGEDGTARVTIKAPTALSRYRFTARGVTGADTLAGQTTADLMVSQDFFVELRTPSMLTEGDKPRFLARVHHTGVKGRIEVRLASYATGNEQADPKVIEVDRDGVTEVLFDPFEVPDATEVELTLSARAGDRADEIRATVPVRPWGVRAIASGSGASSDDATVFVELPGGRRYESPEMLITLSPSTRRLLIELALGQQAWPAADQPDAGTMFRVCFPQPSTVADRASDLLAATSALVYLRRVGGAEAPEAPRLTGRIRGLVAELISMQNDDGGWPWVPSRPKSPQPSERLTSSYALWALDSAEPLGLLSDPSVADRATGWIEQQFAQVDPTDRDTRAALLFALSTRGRAGFEQANRLNRDRQQLSNPALAFLALTFANLDRSSLAAEVLGVLGPRSEAGASAPGGPVLRHWEADSRHPFFRGTAEVTALASLAYSAGLPAAPELGQSAEWLLAHRIGLDWRPHKAKGPALAALGRYFGGADAAEDDYRLVVTVNDQEVHRAEISGRSEGEAIRVPRKAIDGTGRNRVRFDIEGRGTFGYSVTLAGFTREFGPDQDRRDRSFFVDRRAYLAAEPEFEGRPLPTGFSAAVNPQAFRNEVSQVALGGRARVEVSASRVHRSGEPSWERDFLVLEEPLPAGATLVEGSVQTSASHFEVRDGVLTLYFAPDQDPGSSSYEVFGHLPGDYRALPPILRSAYEPGRDHLGMPADLTVLEPGEDSTDPYRPTPDELFARGSALFDRGRFAEAAEVLGSLWEGYSLRDDVARDAARMLLKAHIALGNPRPVVQFFEILRERAPDEVIPFGEILAVGSSYRDIGESERAYLVWRATAEASYLEDARVGEVLRQRGMPLEAVAYLLDLWREYPDTASIESDFFGLSQVLAGLAVEAQGDPGIRRTLLDADLSPPRLLLQSIRLIQVFLARSPDNPIADEASLALVNAYLDLEDDETVVSLAERFAGLYGSSDYLDSFRYSEALGRFRLGQYDRAIAVAETIAGATYRDDSGAEVPSPNRWQALYILGQIYHARRDARKAVSYYEQVADRFTDAAGAVRQLTREELALPEITLIRPSDLLRLAAHGEEPILASLGADAARPAEGPTVPLESRNIEEAAVTVYPVDLMRLYLTRRNLDDIAGIDLAGISPLVETAVSLGDGSDFDAKETPVPLPIESEGAYLVMVRGDGRYASGIALVSPLELDVLEEPDAGRVRVTVRLAETGELVPGVQVRVIGTEDERFVSGETDLRGVFVADGIRGQVTAVARRDADQYAFYRGTGYVGAPPEAPRTPEASQVAPAEGQVEQSLEQNLRELNRANQLRQIDRLERRYQEGGKGVQVDKAY; encoded by the coding sequence ATGAGGATCCGGCACGGTCGAGCCCGAGCAGTCGTCGCGTTGGCCCTGGTGGTGTCGGGGGCGCTCGCCGTCCTCGCCGGCCAGGGGGGGGAGGAGCGGGGGGGCGGGGCCGACCCGGGCCCGCCCCGGGTCCCGGAGGCGGGCCTGGCGGTCGAGCCGATCGCGCCGGACCTGCCCGGCGGCGTCGTGGCGCGGCTCCAGGAGGGGAAGTACGCGGAGGCGGCCGAGGTGGTCGCCGCCTGGTCGCTCGAGGGGGAGGCCGACGGCGATCGACGATCCTATGCCGCCCTGATCCGGGGGATCGCGCTGCGGCTGGACGGGAGGGCCGACCACGCCCGCGAGGCCCTTGCCTCCGCCCTAGACGCCGACCCCGAGGGGCGATGGTCCGCCAAGCTCCGCTCCGAGCTGGCCGCCACCGAGCTGCTCGCCGATCGCCCCGAGCAGGCCGAGGCGCTGGCGAGGGCCCAGGTGGAGACGCTGCTCGACCCGTCCCGCAAGGACGAGCTGGCCGGCGTCTATGTCGCCTTCGCCGACCGGCTGCTCGAGCCGGTCGGCCCGACCGCCCGGCCCGATCCCGAGGCCGCCCACGCGCTGCTGCAACAGGCGAGTGAGCTGGCGAAGGGGGACGAACTCCGGGCCCGGATCCGCCTCCGGATGGGACGGGCCAGCCGGGAGGCGGGCGACCCCGGCCGGGCGATCTCGGAGTTCCAGTCCTACCTCGACGAATTCCCCGGGGGGGCCGACCGCCCCCGCGCCCGCCTCCTCCTCGGCGAGGCCCAGCTCGAGGCCGGCCAGCCGTTACCGGCCCGGCTGACGTGGTCCGACCTGGCCCGGGACCTCGAGGCCGAACGGGACGGGCCGGCCGACATCCGGGCCGAGGCGTTGTTCCGGATCTCGGAGACGTACGGGTTCCCCCAGCCGGGGGACGACGCGAGCCTCGACCTGGGGATCGCCGCCCTGCGACGCTACCTGGACGCCTTCCCCGCCCACGAGGACGCCGTGCGGGCCTCCTACTGGATCGGCGCCGCGAGCCTGCACCGCGGGCAGAGCCAGCGGGCGCTGGAGGCGTTCCGCGCCTTCCTCGCCGAGGAGCCCTTCCGGGCCGAGTCCGAGGCGGCGAGGCGGGACCTGGCCGAGCTTCGGATGGACGTGGCCTTCCAGGTCGGCGTGGTGCTCCGCCAGCAGGGCCGATTCGCCGAGGCGATCGAGGCGTTCCGGGGCTACCTCGCCCAGTACCCCGACGGCCCCCAGTCGGCCGACGCCCAGCGCGAGATCCTGAACACGCAACTGGTCTCGGCCGGCGAACACCTCCGGAGGGAACGCCACGACGAGGCCCGGGACGCCTGGCGCCGGTTCGTCTCCGAGAACCCGCTCGACCCGAGGGTGCCGGAGCTGCTGTTCCAGGTCGGCGAGAGTTTCGCCTCCCAGGACCGGTTCGACGAGGCGATCGCGAGCTGGGAAACCCTGATCGGCAAGTTCCCCGGCACGGAGCCGGCCGGTCACGCCCAGTTCCGCATCGGCGAGGTGCTGGAAACGGAGCGGGACCAGCCGGGGCAGGCGATCGAGCGCTTCGAGCGAGTGGCCGTCGAGCCCTGGCAATCCCGGGCCCGGCAGCGGATCGCGGTGATGGAGTCGACCGAGCTGACCGTCATCTCCCCCCGGGCGTTCCGGACGGGCGAGGTCCCGAGGCTGGAGATCACGACCCGGAACGTCGAGACGCTCACCTTCCGCTCTTACAGGCTCGATCCCGAGTCCTACTTCCGGAAGAAGCAGCGGCTCGGCGGCGTGGAGTCGCTCGACGTCGGCCTGGTGGCCCCGGATGCCGAGTGGACGGTCGAGGTGGCCGGCTATGCGAAGTACGCGCCGATCGAGCGTGCGTATGAGCTGGACCGGGTGCCCGTGCCGGGGGTCCACGTGGTGAAGGTCAGCGACGAGGAGAAGCTCCAGGCGACCACCCTGGTGGTCGGCAGTGACCTGGACGCGATCGTGAAGACGTCCCGCGACCAGTTGCTCGTCTTCGCGCAGGACATGACCGACGGCTCGGGACGGTCGGGGACCCGGGTGCTGGCGTCGGGGGGCGATGGGATCCTCCTGGAGGGGCAGGGGGGGGAGGACGGCGTCCTCCTGGCGAGCTGGCCGGAGCCGATCGAGCCGGGTTCGGGGCTGTCGTACCTGATCATCGACGGCGCCCACGTCGCCGGGACGGGGCTGGGGGTGCCGGATCGGGTGGCCCAGGGGCTCGAGGCCCGGGCGTACCTCTACACCGACCGGCCCGCCTACCGGCCGGGACAGGAGGTGGAGCTTCGAGGGGTCGTCCGGGAGGTGGTCGACGGGCGCTACGCGCACGCCCCGGGGGCGACCTACCGGCTGGAGGTGGTGGACAGCCGGGGCCGCCGGATCCTTGAGAAGTCGGTGACGCTCTCGGACTTCGGCACCTTCCATGACACCGTCCCGGTCGACTCGTCGGCCCCGGTCGGGACCTACCAGGTGCGGCTGTACCAGCCGGGCAAGGACGGCTTCTCCGGCTCGTTCGAGGTCCAGGCGTACCGGCTCCAGAAGGTGGACCTGGCCATCGACCTCCCCCGGTCCGTCTACTTCCGCGGGGAGACGGTGGAGGGGAAGGCCGTCGCCCGCTATCAGTACGGGGCGCCGCTGTCGGGGAGGCCGATCGTCGTCGACCTGCCGGACGGGCGGACGCTCTCGGGGGAGATGGACGAGGCCGGCGAATATGAATTCTCGTTCGAGACGACGGGGTTCGGCGAGGAGCAGCCGCTCCGGATCGTCGCCCAGCTCCCCCAGGAGGGCGTGGCCGCCGTCTCCTCGACGATGCTGGCCGTCCGGGCCTTCCGGGTCGACCTGTCGACCCCGAGGGACGTGTATCTCGACGGCGAGCCGTTCCGCCTGACCGCCCGGACGATCGACGCCCTCGGCGAGCCGACCGGCCAGCCGCTGGAGGTGGCGATCCTCAGGCGCGTCAGCCGACAGGGGACCATCGCGGAACTCGAGGTCGACTCGAAGGATCTGACGACCGACGGCCAGTCCGGCGAGGGGTCCGTGCCCGTCACCATCGACGACGACGAGGGGGGGACCTATGTCCTGCGCGCCTCGGCGACCGACCGCTTCGGCAACCCGATCGTCGCCGAGCGGGTGCTGACCGTCTCCGGCTCGGAGGACGCCCAGAAGCTCCGAATCCTGGCCGATTCGCTGGCCTTCAAGGTGGGCGAGCAGGCGCAGGTGAACCTCCACAACCGCTCCGGGGGGGGCCCGGCCCTGCTGACCTGGGAGGCCGATCGGATCCTCTCCTACCGGATCGTCGCGCTGGAGGAGGGCGACAACCCGGTCCGATGGGAGGCCGACGACGCCCAGTTCCCGAACGTCACCCTGGCCGCCTCCCGGATGGCCGGGACGGACTTCCACCGGGCCCAGGTCGACCTCACCCTGACTCGGGATCTCCGGGTGACGGTCGAGCCCGCCCGGGAGTCCGTCGGCCCCGGCGAGGAGGTGGAGGTGGTGATCCGGGCCGCCGACCAGCTCGGCCGGCCGGCCCGGGCGGAGGTGTCGCTGGCGCTGGTCGACCGGGCGCTCCTGCGGCTCTACGGCGACGACCTCCCCCCTATCGGCCCGTTCTTCCACGGCCAGGCCCGCACCGGCGCCTTCGCCACCGAGGCGACCAACACCTTCCGATACGCCCCGAGCACCGAGACGATCGCCGAGGCCCTGCTCGACGAGCGGGAGCGGCAGGTGCTCGCCGCGCTCACCGATGCCGACCAGGACGCCGTCCGGGAGCGGGCCGACGCCATCACGATCCCCCAGGACTTCGCGATGCCGGGCCAGGCCCAGGCGGGACAGCCCCAGGTCCCCCCCGCACCGGCAATGGCCGGGGCCATGATGGGAGAGATGGGGGGCATGGCCGGCGGCCGAGGGGGGATGGTCGAGGCGAACGAGGCCGTCCCCGCCCTCGAGGGGACCGAGTACGACGTCGGCCTCCATTTCTCCATGCCCGGTCGCGACCGGGCCGCGCTGGCCAACGATCGGCAGGAGCTGTACCGCCGCAAGGTTGCGGCGTACGAGGGGTTCGATGACGGGCCATCGGGCGCGGTGATGTTGGGCGTCGGTGCCACGGAATTCGGGGGCCTGGCGGGCGGCGCGGTCTCGGCCCCGGCGACCCGCGAGCAGTATGTCGAGACGGCCTACTGGAACCCGGCGATCGTGACGGGAGAGGACGGCACCGCCCGGGTCACGATCAAGGCCCCGACGGCCCTCTCGCGCTATCGGTTCACGGCCCGGGGCGTCACCGGGGCCGACACGCTGGCGGGCCAGACGACGGCCGACCTGATGGTGTCGCAGGACTTCTTCGTCGAGCTTCGCACGCCGAGCATGCTCACCGAGGGGGACAAGCCCCGGTTCCTCGCCCGGGTGCACCACACCGGCGTGAAGGGACGCATCGAGGTCCGCCTGGCCTCCTATGCGACCGGCAACGAGCAGGCCGACCCGAAGGTGATCGAGGTCGATCGGGACGGCGTGACCGAGGTCCTGTTCGACCCGTTCGAGGTCCCGGACGCGACCGAGGTCGAGCTCACCCTGTCCGCCCGGGCCGGTGACCGGGCCGACGAGATCCGGGCGACCGTCCCCGTCCGCCCCTGGGGGGTTCGGGCGATCGCCTCGGGCTCGGGGGCCAGCAGCGACGACGCCACGGTTTTCGTCGAGCTGCCGGGGGGGCGACGGTACGAGTCCCCCGAGATGCTGATCACCCTCTCGCCGTCGACCCGTCGACTCCTGATCGAGCTGGCGCTGGGACAGCAGGCCTGGCCCGCGGCGGACCAGCCCGATGCCGGCACGATGTTCCGCGTCTGCTTCCCGCAGCCGAGCACGGTGGCCGACCGGGCCTCGGACCTCCTCGCGGCGACGTCGGCGCTGGTCTATCTCCGCAGGGTGGGCGGAGCCGAGGCCCCGGAGGCCCCGCGGCTGACGGGCCGGATCCGGGGGCTCGTGGCCGAACTCATCTCGATGCAGAACGACGACGGCGGCTGGCCCTGGGTGCCGAGCCGGCCGAAGTCGCCGCAACCGAGCGAGCGGTTGACCTCGTCCTACGCCCTCTGGGCCCTCGACTCGGCCGAGCCGCTGGGGCTGTTGAGCGACCCGTCCGTCGCCGACCGGGCCACGGGCTGGATCGAACAGCAGTTCGCCCAGGTCGACCCCACCGACCGGGACACCCGGGCCGCCCTGCTCTTCGCGCTCAGCACCCGGGGGCGGGCCGGCTTCGAGCAGGCGAACCGGCTGAACCGGGACCGGCAGCAGCTCTCCAACCCGGCGCTCGCGTTCCTGGCGCTCACGTTCGCGAACCTCGATCGGTCGAGCCTGGCGGCCGAGGTCCTCGGCGTGCTCGGGCCGAGGTCGGAGGCCGGGGCCTCGGCCCCGGGCGGCCCGGTGCTCCGCCACTGGGAGGCCGACTCGCGTCATCCCTTCTTCCGGGGGACGGCCGAGGTCACCGCGCTGGCGAGCCTCGCCTACTCGGCGGGCCTCCCCGCCGCCCCCGAGCTGGGGCAGTCCGCCGAGTGGCTGCTGGCCCACCGGATCGGCCTCGACTGGAGGCCCCACAAGGCGAAGGGGCCGGCCCTGGCGGCGCTGGGCCGATATTTCGGCGGGGCCGACGCGGCCGAGGACGATTATCGGCTGGTCGTCACGGTGAACGACCAGGAGGTCCACCGCGCCGAGATCTCCGGCCGGTCCGAGGGGGAGGCGATCCGGGTCCCCCGCAAGGCGATCGACGGCACCGGGCGGAACCGGGTCCGGTTCGACATCGAGGGGAGGGGGACGTTCGGCTACTCGGTCACCCTCGCCGGATTCACCCGGGAGTTCGGGCCGGACCAGGACCGGCGGGACCGGTCGTTCTTCGTCGATCGGCGGGCCTACCTCGCCGCCGAGCCCGAGTTCGAGGGCCGACCGCTGCCGACGGGGTTCTCGGCGGCCGTGAACCCCCAGGCGTTCCGGAACGAGGTCTCCCAGGTCGCGCTCGGCGGCCGGGCCCGGGTGGAGGTCTCGGCCAGCCGGGTCCATCGGTCGGGCGAGCCGAGCTGGGAGCGGGACTTCCTCGTCCTGGAGGAGCCGTTGCCGGCCGGGGCCACGCTCGTCGAGGGCTCGGTGCAGACGTCCGCCTCGCACTTCGAGGTGCGGGACGGCGTCCTCACCCTGTACTTCGCCCCCGACCAGGACCCCGGCAGCTCCTCCTACGAGGTCTTCGGCCATCTGCCCGGCGACTACCGGGCCCTGCCCCCGATCCTGCGCAGCGCCTACGAGCCCGGCCGCGACCACCTGGGCATGCCGGCCGACCTGACCGTGCTCGAACCCGGCGAGGACTCCACGGACCCGTATCGGCCCACGCCCGACGAGCTGTTCGCCCGGGGCTCCGCCCTGTTCGACCGGGGGCGGTTCGCCGAGGCGGCCGAGGTCCTCGGCTCGCTCTGGGAGGGCTATTCCCTCCGGGACGACGTGGCCCGGGACGCCGCCCGGATGCTCCTGAAGGCGCACATCGCGCTGGGCAACCCCCGGCCGGTCGTCCAGTTCTTCGAGATCCTCCGGGAGCGGGCCCCAGACGAGGTGATCCCGTTCGGCGAGATCCTCGCCGTCGGCTCCTCCTACCGCGACATCGGCGAATCCGAGCGGGCCTACCTCGTCTGGAGGGCCACGGCGGAGGCGAGCTACCTGGAGGACGCCCGGGTCGGCGAGGTGCTCCGGCAACGCGGGATGCCCCTTGAGGCGGTGGCGTACCTGCTGGACCTCTGGCGCGAGTACCCCGACACCGCGTCGATCGAGAGCGACTTCTTCGGCCTCTCCCAGGTGCTCGCCGGGCTGGCCGTCGAGGCCCAGGGCGACCCGGGGATCCGGAGGACGCTGCTCGACGCCGACCTCTCGCCGCCCCGGTTGCTCCTGCAGTCGATCCGACTGATCCAGGTCTTCCTCGCGCGGTCGCCCGACAACCCGATCGCCGACGAGGCGAGCCTGGCGCTCGTCAATGCGTACCTGGATCTGGAGGACGACGAGACCGTCGTCTCGCTGGCCGAGCGGTTCGCCGGGCTCTACGGGTCGAGCGACTACCTCGACAGCTTCCGCTATTCGGAAGCCCTCGGCCGATTCCGCCTCGGGCAATACGACCGGGCGATCGCCGTGGCGGAGACGATCGCGGGCGCGACCTATCGCGACGACTCCGGCGCCGAAGTGCCCAGCCCGAACCGGTGGCAGGCCCTCTACATCCTGGGGCAGATCTACCACGCCCGACGGGACGCCCGGAAGGCCGTCTCGTACTACGAGCAGGTCGCCGACCGCTTCACCGACGCCGCCGGCGCCGTCCGGCAGCTCACCCGGGAGGAGCTGGCGCTGCCCGAGATTACCCTGATCCGCCCCTCCGACCTCCTTCGGCTCGCGGCCCACGGCGAGGAGCCGATCCTCGCCTCGCTCGGCGCCGACGCCGCCCGGCCCGCCGAGGGGCCGACCGTGCCGCTGGAGTCCCGCAACATCGAGGAGGCCGCCGTCACCGTCTACCCGGTCGACCTGATGCGTCTCTACCTCACACGGCGCAACCTGGATGACATCGCCGGCATCGACCTGGCGGGCATCTCGCCGCTGGTCGAGACGGCCGTCTCGCTGGGGGACGGCTCCGACTTCGACGCGAAGGAGACGCCCGTCCCGCTGCCGATCGAATCGGAGGGCGCGTATCTCGTCATGGTCCGAGGGGATGGACGGTACGCCTCGGGGATCGCGCTGGTCAGCCCGCTGGAGCTGGACGTGCTGGAGGAGCCCGACGCCGGCCGGGTCCGGGTGACCGTCCGCCTCGCCGAGACCGGGGAGCTGGTGCCCGGCGTGCAGGTCCGGGTGATCGGCACGGAGGACGAGCGGTTCGTGAGCGGCGAGACCGACCTGAGGGGCGTCTTCGTGGCCGACGGCATCCGGGGCCAGGTCACCGCCGTCGCCCGGCGGGATGCCGACCAGTACGCCTTCTACCGGGGCACCGGCTACGTCGGGGCCCCGCCCGAGGCACCCCGGACGCCCGAGGCGTCCCAGGTGGCCCCGGCCGAGGGGCAGGTGGAGCAGTCCCTGGAGCAGAACCTGCGCGAATTGAACCGGGCGAACCAGCTCCGGCAGATCGATCGGCTGGAGCGTCGCTACCAGGAGGGCGGCAAGGGCGTGCAGGTGGACAAGGCCTACTGA